From a single Francisella halioticida genomic region:
- a CDS encoding fumarylacetoacetate hydrolase family protein encodes MKMNTLKSKVICVGRNYVEHIYELNNETPENPVIFLKPNSSISKTLKLSDKREIHYECEIVFSFDNKSKIKAVGVGLDLTDRKLQSTLKAKGLPWELAKAFDNSAVISDFVEISENETPKLSFKAYKNDILIQYGNYELMMYKPGQIIEFLKDNDISICENDLLMTGTPKGVGIVGINDKFKIKLFCDNNKILETNF; translated from the coding sequence ATGAAAATGAATACATTAAAATCAAAAGTAATCTGTGTTGGTCGAAATTATGTTGAACACATATATGAATTGAATAATGAAACTCCTGAAAATCCAGTTATTTTTTTAAAACCAAACTCTAGTATTTCTAAAACTTTAAAATTATCTGATAAAAGGGAAATTCATTATGAGTGTGAAATAGTCTTTAGTTTTGATAATAAATCTAAGATAAAAGCTGTTGGTGTAGGTTTAGATCTAACAGATAGAAAATTACAATCAACTCTTAAAGCTAAAGGGTTACCTTGGGAGCTTGCAAAAGCTTTTGATAATAGTGCTGTAATTAGTGATTTTGTTGAGATATCTGAAAATGAAACACCAAAGTTAAGCTTTAAAGCGTATAAAAATGATATTCTCATTCAATATGGTAATTATGAATTAATGATGTACAAGCCTGGTCAGATTATTGAATTTTTAAAAGATAATGATATTTCAATATGTGAAAATGATTTGCTGATGACAGGCACACCTAAAGGTGTTGGAATAGTGGGTATCAATGACAAGTTTAAAATTAAACTTTTTTGTGATAATAATAAAATTTTGGAAACAAATTTCTAG